Proteins encoded in a region of the Rutidosis leptorrhynchoides isolate AG116_Rl617_1_P2 chromosome 9, CSIRO_AGI_Rlap_v1, whole genome shotgun sequence genome:
- the LOC139865611 gene encoding uncharacterized protein translates to MAMRGRGGRGNLNRPPRLGRVYEQFKPMSEWRQEDDHDILLVYLPGFQKEYIKVTTEDLNIVRVRGERLVGGNKWSRFQEDFRVPENCEMSGIRARFDGGILTITMPRKIINTPPPTVTTTTTQVAPKTEEQPFKRTKQEDALQKRKEELNEKKPSTTLEDKNNLPPQPIAKPNSSSSSTDSDETEEFKFGTLPTSVPKKADKHDVGEKPNISEKTDLNDGEKGLQTLLGDKARNIEGKMGKLNGDPSVHGDKTEKNKVAGRSVLGVLNEDRKVLVNVGVGVLVIVALGVHVSYTIGLIGNKGK, encoded by the exons ATGGCAATGAGAGGAAGGGGTGGTAGGGGTAATCTCAACCGTCCGCCACGGCTAGGCCGTGTGTACGAACAATTTAAACCCATGTCTGAATGGAGACAAGAAGATGATCATGATATTCTTCTTGTTTATCTTCCCG GTTTTCAAAAGGAGTATATTAAGGTTACGACTGAAGACTTGAACATAGTTAGAGTTCGTGGTGAACGTTTGGTTGGTGGTAACAAATGGAGTAGGTTTCAAGAAGATTTTCGAGTTCCTGAAAACTGTGAAATGAGTGGTATTCGTGCAAGATTTGATGGCggaatcttgacaattacaatgccAAGAAAGATCATTAATACACCTCCGCCAACTGTTACAACCACCACAACTCAAGTTGCACCAAAAACCGAAGAACAACCTTTCAAACGGACAAAGCAAGAAGACGCGTTACAAAAGCGAAAAGAAGAACTAAATGAAAAGAAACCTAGCACTACTTTAGAAGATAAAAACAACTTGCCACCACAACCAATTGCAAAGCCAAATTCTAGTAGTTCTTCGACGGATTCGGACGAGACAGAGGAATTTAAGTTTGGAACACTACCAACGAGTGTTCCTAAGAAGGCGGACAAACATGATGTAGGTGAAAAGCCTAATATTTCCGAAAAAACAGATTTGAATGATGGAGAAAAAGGATTACAAACATTATTAGGAGACAAGGCGAGAAATATTGAGGGCAAAATGGGAAAATTGAATGGTGATCCTAGTGTTCATGGCGATAAAACGGAGAAGAATAAGGTGGCAGGAAGGAGTGTGCTAGGAGTGCTTAATGAAGATAGGAAGGTGTTGGTGAATGTAGGTGTGGGCGTTTTGGTAATTGTGGCACTTGGGGTTCATGTGTCCTACACCATTGGGCTCATTGGCAACAAAGGGAAATAA
- the LOC139868318 gene encoding uncharacterized protein: MYGDEYSSESFAKFASLSSLKLSDPCIPSIAEILEVVVDELLLHGRLRKYLSFIDSCSPKHERLFKLVTNRCDFGFVIEMLCSHFSLSFSDERALREFCSGITWIHSNKSKSLELSIIASRTLLHNPVVLSSPKLLQAHILSLVSNAISVTVNCETLTSDPKRGDLYLSVFEISVLLYRQHMSTLVTENRSEDARGTLVQLHNKSSQLSFESCIELSKKEKLDQTIAALNESWKLSLRNTVCKKKSDLLALSIEYMQENVCIIDPTCRDDIVTFLKCMLTRTANDVNDIELPLNGCASLQDICFLASLLMLMSNSLIQSVWSLKHQCPDSLNDKKYDLIVGIISCFKDFNIRLPIQKFAYGIMETNPSSHKESRLMLLHILGLLSLCFDSGFDFLVKSCISVIIGLTNLFVLEEGNVDALKSLADPKSSSEGYLIVYKEALICQTPTLAIISKYQKIRTSYVSNAYLANESTSTKNVETENGSTTLDPFNMGYVSTSKVETCSGETYLKTRFKESGCATDIDDLVDFVECKKGKDYADWLKSREKFRDQRLKKIEKLKWERRKQGCRKSMKRLDGLH; encoded by the exons ATGTACGGTGATGAATATTCTTCCGAGTCCTTTGCAAAGTTCGCGTCTTTATCATCGTTAAAGCTATCTGATCCTTGTATTCCTTCTATTGCAGAAATCCTTGAG GTGGTCGTAGATGAGCTTTTATTGCATGGTCGGTTGAGAAAGTATTTGTCGTTTATTGATTCGTGTTCTCCAAAACACGAACGCTTATTTAAGCTAGTCACTAATCGTTGCGACTTTGGATTCGTGATCGAGATGCTATGTTCTCATTTTTCACTGTCATTTTCTGACGAGCGGGCTCTACGGGAATTTTGTAGTGGAATAACATGGATTCATTCAAACAAATCTAAATCGTTAGAACTAAGTATCATTGCATCTAGAACGTTGCTGCATAACCCTGTTGTACTTTCGTCACCCAAATTGTTACAAGCTCATATTCTTTCATTGGTATCTAATGCAATCAGTGTCACCGTAAATTGTGAAACGCTGACATCAGATCCTAAACGGGGTGATTTATACCTTTCAGTATTTGAAATCTCGGTTTTATTGTACAGACAACACATGTCTACTTTGGTAACTGAGAACCGTTCAGAAGATGCTAGGGGCACTTTGGTCCAATTACACAATAAAAGTTCCCAGCTTTCATTCGAATCTTGTATCGAGCTTTCAAAAAAGGAGAAACTCGATCAGACGATAGCTGCATTGAATGAGTCATGGAAGTTAAGTTTACGGAACACGGTCTGTAAGAAAAAGTCTGACCTTTTGGCATTGTCTATAGAATATATGCAGGAGAACGTATGTATAATTGACCCCACATGCAGAGATGATATTGTAACTTTCTTGAAATGCATGTTAACGAGAACTGCTAACGACGTTAACGATATCGAACTGCCACTTAACGGTTGTGCCAGTCTGCAAGATATTTGTTTTTTAGCATCTTTGTTGATGTTAATGAGTAATTCTTTGATACAGTCCGTTTGGTCTCTTAAACATCAGTGTCCTGATTCTTTAAATGACAAGAAATATGATTTAATTGTGGGAATCATTAGTTGTTTTAAAGATTTTAATATCCGCCTACCGATTCAAAAGTTTGCATACGGGATAATGGAAACAAATCCAAGTAGTCATAAGGAGTCAAGGCTAATGCTTTTACATATCTTAGGGTTGCTGTCGTTATGTTTCGATAGTGGGTTTGACTTTTTGGTCAAAAGTTGCATCTCTGTGATAATCGGTTTGACTAATCTATTTGTTCTCGAAGAGGGTAATGTAGACGCATTGAAGTCATTAGCAGATCCTAAATCATCATCTGAAGGGTATCTTATCGTTTACAAAGAG GCTCTGATTTGCCAAACTCCTACACTAGCGATAATTTCGAAATATCAGAAGATACGGACATCGTATGTGAG CAACGCTTATCTTGCAAATGAATCCACATCAACAAAAAATGTGGAAACAGAAAACGGATCAACCACATTGGATCCGTTTAACATGGGGTATGTGTCTACTAGCAAAGTAGAAACTTGTAGTGGAGAAACTTACCTTAAAACCAGATTTAAAGAATCAGGTTGTGCGACTGATATCGATGATTTAGTTGACTTTGTGGAGTGCAAAAAGGGAAAAGATTATGCTGATTGGTTAAAAAGCCGAGAAAAATTCCGAGATCAGAGATTAAAGAAAATCGAGAAACTTAAGTGGGAGAGGAGGAAACAAGGATGTAGGAAATCCATGAAAAGGTTAGACGGTCTACATTGA